From a single Brassica rapa cultivar Chiifu-401-42 chromosome A01, CAAS_Brap_v3.01, whole genome shotgun sequence genomic region:
- the LOC103866870 gene encoding protein translation factor SUI1 homolog 1, protein MSELDSQVPTAFDPFADANAEDSGAGTKEYVHIRVQQRNGRKSLTTVQGLKKEYSYSKILKDLKKEFCCNGTVVQDSELGQVIQLQGDQRKNVSTFLVQAGLVKKDNIKIHGF, encoded by the exons ATGTCTGAACTTGATTCCCAGGTCCCTACTGCCTTCG ACCCGTTTGCTGATGCGAATGCTGAGGACTCAGGTGCGGGAACAAAGGAGTACGTCCACATCCGTGTGCAGCAGCGCAATGGTAGGAAAAGCTTGACAACTGTCCAGGGGCTGAAGAAAGAGTATAGTTACAGCAAGATACTTAAGGACCTCAAGAAGGAGTTTTGTTGCAACGGAACCGTGGTTCAAGACTCTGAACTCGGACAG GTTATTCAGCTTCAAGGCGACCAGAGGAAGAACGTCTCCACGTTCCTAGTCCAG GCTGGCCTTGTGAAGAAGGATAACATCAAGATACATGGTTTCTGA
- the LOC103866920 gene encoding napin-like, with protein MANKLFLVSATLAFFFLLTNASIYRTVVEVDEDDATNPAGPFRIPKCRKEFQQAQHLKACQQWLHKQAMQSGSGPSWTLDGEFDFEDDMENPQGPQQRPPLLQQCCNELHQEEPLCVCPTLKGASKAVKQQVRQQGQMQGQQMQHVISRIYQTATHLPKVCNIPQVSVCPFQKTMPGPSY; from the coding sequence ATGGCGAACAAGCTCTTCCTCGTCTCAGCAACTCTCGCCTTCTTCTTCCTGCTCACCAATGCCTCCATCTACAGGACGGTCGTGGAAGTCGATGAAGATGATGCTACAAACCCAGCGGGCCCATTTAGGATTCCAAAATGTAGGAAGGAGTTTCAGCAAGCACAACACCTGAAAGCTTGCCAACAATGGCTCCACAAGCAGGCAATGCAGTCCGGTAGTGGCCCAAGCTGGACCCTCGACGGTGAGTTTGATTTTGAAGATGACATGGAGAACCCCCAGGGCCCACAACAGAGGCCGCCACTACTCCAGCAGTGCTGCAACGAGCTCCACCAGGAAGAGCCACTTTGCGTTTGCCCAACCTTGAAAGGAGCATCCAAAGCCGTTAAACAGCAGGTTCGACAACAGGGACAAATGCAGGGACAGCAGATGCAGCATGTAATTAGCCGAATCTACCAGACCGCTACTCACTTACCTAAAGTTTGCAACATCCCGCAAGTTAGCGTTTGTCCCTTCCAGAAGACCATGCCTGGACCCTCCTACTAG
- the LOC103866910 gene encoding napin-like, whose product MANKLFLVSATLAFFFLLTNASVYRTVVEVDEDATNPAGPFRIPKCRKEFQQAQHLKACQQWLHKQAMQSGSGPSWTLDGEFDFEDDMENPQGPQQRPPLLQQCCNELHQEEPLCVCPTLKGASKAVKQQVRQQGQMQGQQMQHVISRIYQTATHLPKVCNIPQVSVCPFQKTMPGPSY is encoded by the coding sequence ATGGCGAACAAGCTCTTCCTCGTCTCGGCAACTCTCGCCTTTTTCTTCCTTCTCACCAATGCCTCCGTCTACAGGACGGTTGTGGAAGTCGATGAAGATGCCACAAACCCAGCGGGCCCATTTAGGATTCCAAAATGTAGGAAGGAGTTTCAGCAAGCACAACACCTGAAAGCTTGCCAACAATGGCTCCACAAGCAGGCAATGCAGTCCGGTAGTGGTCCTAGCTGGACCCTCGATGGTGAGTTTGATTTTGAAGATGACATGGAGAACCCCCAGGGCCCACAACAGAGGCCGCCACTACTCCAGCAGTGCTGCAACGAGCTCCACCAGGAAGAGCCACTTTGCGTTTGCCCAACCTTGAAAGGAGCATCCAAAGCCGTTAAACAGCAGGTTCGACAACAGGGACAAATGCAGGGACAGCAGATGCAGCATGTAATTAGCCGAATCTACCAGACCGCTACTCACTTACCTAAAGTTTGCAACATCCCGCAAGTTAGCGTTTGTCCCTTCCAGAAGACCATGCCTGGCCCCTCCTACTAG
- the LOC103866830 gene encoding 60S ribosomal protein L14-2 yields MVFKRYVEIGRVALVNYGKDHGKLVVIVDVVDQNRALVDAPDMERIQMNFKRLSLTDIVIEINRVPKKKALIEAMEKADVKNKWEKSSWGRKLIVQKRRASLNDFDRFKIMLAKIKKAGVVRQELAKLKKEITA; encoded by the exons ATG GTGTTCAAGAGGTACGTAGAGATTGGGAGAGTTGCTCTTGTGAACTACGGGAAAGATCATGGAAAGCTCGTCGTCATCGTCGACGTCGTTGACCAGAACAGA GCTTTGGTAGATGCTCCTGATATGGAGAGAATCCAGATGAACTTCAAGAGGCTGTCTCTTACCGATATCGTGATTGAGATCAACAGAGTGCCTAAGAAGAAGGCTTTGATCGAGGCCATGGAAAAGGCTG ACGTGAAGAACAAGTGGGAGAAGAGCTCATGGGGTAGGAAGCTTATTGTTCAGAAGCGTAGGGCTAGCCTCAATGACTTTGACAGGTTCAAGATCATGTTGGCCAAAATCAAG AAAGCTGGCGTTGTCAGGCAAGAGCTTGCAAAACTCAAGAAGGAGATCACTGCTTGA
- the LOC117134591 gene encoding COBRA-like protein 11: MKKIRHVRLNLLLLQLPLINLLLFTTFSFAQDYGEDVEKKDTPPPGLARCNGVYMSYNSGGREKLYPRTKNATAQAWSFKATAMIVNTGIEEVKGWEMFVGYRHREIIVSATGAVSSDGDFPYDASNGTTFIGSPNTDLKTSIETAGDYTKISTNIEITGTLFGGRGTATPLPRSIKLVNDGWQCPAATSKGGTMQVCCKRNPKFKAKKKTKTKFTPRRHGDLNIIYDVLQAYTSNYMAQVTIDNDSPLGRLDHWNLTWEWMRGEFIHSLRGAYSAEKNPSECLHSKAGQFYGDLDFSQVATCQKKPIIKDLPAERKEDKLIGMLPFCCKNGTLLPALMDASKSRAIFQLQVYKVPPDQNRTAFFPPQHWKIDGIVNPQYKCGPPVRVDPTGFPDPSGLQATTYAFATWQVICNITKPKPKAARCCVSYSAFYNDSAIPCNTCACGCGDIDTDTCNANARQLLLPPDSLLVPFENRTLKAKVWAKRKHLAFPKKLPCPDNCGISLNWHVNSDYADGWSARVTVFNWGANAVEDWFAAVDLGKAGLGYENVYSFNGSRVPPKNQTIFFQGVRGMNFLIGLTNGTHPGRDPKVPGKMQSVISFKKHLGTLNIPRGDGFPKRVFFNGEECELPKFFPKKSSGKRLSGIGFFPSILLVITTFLVIMCSF, translated from the exons ATGAAGAAGATACGTCACGTTCGTTTAAACCTACTTCTCCTTCAATTACCTCTAATCAACCTTCTTCTGTTTACGACATTTTCTTTCGCTCAAGACTACGGCGAAGATGTCGAGAAGAAGGACACTCCTCCACCAGGTCTTGCCCGTTGCAACGGAGTTTACATGTCATACAACTCCGGCGGCCGCGAAAAGCTATATCCACGCACCAAAAACGCCACGGCTCAAGCCTGGTCGTTCAAGGCAACGGCTATGATCGTGAACACGGGGATAGAAGAGGTCAAAGGTTGGGAAATGTTCGTAGGGTATCGTCACAGAGAGATCATTGTTTCTGCTACGGGAGCTGTCTCATCGGATGGTGACTTTCCTTACGACGCAAGTAATGGGACAACGTTCATTGGGTCTCCTAATACAGATCTAAAAACCTCGATAGAAACAGCTGGTGACTACACTAAGATCTCAACGAATATCGAGATAACAGGAACGCTTTTCGGTGGTAGAGGTACGGCTACGCCACTTCCGAGATCGATCAAGCTTGTTAATGATGGATGGCAATGCCCTGCTGCTACTTCAAAAG GTGGTACAATGCAAGTTTGCTGCAAGAGGAATCCTAAGTTTAAAGCTaagaaaaaaaccaaaacaaagtTCACGCCTAGACGACATGGAGACttgaatataatatatgatgttcTTCAAGCCTACACAAGCAACTACATGGCGCAG GTAACTATAGACAATGATAGTCCATTGGGACGGTTAGACCACTGGAATTTGACATGGGAGTGGATGCGAGGAGAGTTCATCCACTCCTTGCGTGGAGCTTATTCAGCTGAGAAGAACCCGTCAGAATGCTTGCACAGCAAGGCAGGACAATTTTATGGGGATCTTGATTTCTCTCAGGTAGCTACTTGTCAGAAGAAGCCTATTATCAAAGACTTACCAGCTGAACGTAAAGAAGATAAACTCATCGGGATGTTGCCTTTCTGCTGCAAGAATGGAACTCTCCTACCAGCTCTCATGGATGCTTCTAAGTCCAGAGCCATCTTCCAGTTACAG GTATACAAGGTGCCACCTGATCAGAACAGAACAGCCTTCTTCCCTCCTCAGCATTGGAAGATAGACGGTATAGTCAATCCTCAGTACAAGTGTGGACCACCTGTAAGGGTGGATCCAACCGGGTTCCCTGACCCGAGCGGTCTCCAAGCTACCACCTACGCTTTTGCCACCTGGCAAGTCATCTGCAACATAACAAAACCTAAACCAAAAGCTGCTCGTTGCTGCGTCTCTTACTCAGCCTTCTACAACGACTCAGCCATTCCTTGCAACACATGTGCTTGCGGTTGCGGAGACATCGACACCGACACATGCAACGCCAACGCCAGACAGCTTCTCCTCCCTCCAGACTCGCTCTTGGTACCGTTTGAAAACAGGACGCTCAAGGCAAAAGTATGGGCAAAGAGGAAACACCTGGCGTTCCCAAAGAAGCTTCCTTGTCCTGACAACTGTGGAATCAGCTTGAACTGGCATGTTAACTCGGACTACGCTGATGGATGGTCGGCGAGGGTGACGGTTTTTAACTGGGGAGCTAATGCAGTGGAGGACTGGTTTGCTGCTGTGGATTTGGGTAAAGCTGGTTTAGGGTATGAGAATGTTTACTCTTTCAATGGGTCAAGAGTTCCACCTAAGAACCAGACCATTTTCTTCCAAGGAGTTCGTGGTATGAACTTCTTGATTGGTCTCACGAACGGGACTCACCCTGGTAGAGACCCCAAGGTGCCAGGGAAAATGCAGTCGGTTATATCGTTTAAAAAGCATTTGGGGACTTTGAATATCCCAAGAGGAGATGGGTTCCCTAAGAGAGTTTTCTTCAATGGAGAAGAGTGTGAGCTTCCTAAGTTCTTTCCTAAAAAGAGTTCCGGGAAGAGGTTATCTGGTATTGGATTCTTTCCCTCGATTCTCCTCGTGATCACAACATTTCTTGTGATCATGTGTTCGTTTTAA
- the LOC103866876 gene encoding napin has translation MANKLFLVSATLAFFFLLTNASIYRTIVEVDEDDATNPAGPFRIPKCRKEFQQAQHLKACQQWLHKQAMQSGSGPSWTLDGEFDFEDDMENPQGPQQRPPLLQQCCNELHQEEPLCVCPTLKGASKAVKQQVRQQQGQQGQQLQQVISRIYQTATHLPKVCNIPQVSVCPFQKTMPGPSY, from the coding sequence ATGGCGAACAAGCTCTTCCTCGTCTCGGCAACTCTtgccttcttcttccttctcaccAACGCCTCCATCTACCGCACCATCGTGGAAGTCGACGAAGATGATGCCACAAACCCAGCCGGCCCATTTAGGATTCCAAAATGTAGGAAGGAGTTTCAGCAAGCACAACACCTGAAAGCTTGCCAACAATGGCTCCACAAGCAGGCAATGCAGTCCGGTAGTGGCCCAAGCTGGACCCTCGACGGTGAGTTTGATTTTGAAGATGACATGGAGAACCCCCAGGGCCCACAACAGAGGCCGCCACTACTCCAGCAGTGCTGCAACGAGCTCCACCAGGAAGAGCCACTTTGCGTTTGCCCAACCTTGAAAGGAGCATCCAAAGCCGTTAAACAACAGGTTCGACAACAGCAAGGACAGCAGGGACAGCAGCTGCAGCAAGTAATTAGCCGTATCTACCAGACTGCTACGCACTTACCTAAAGTTTGCAACATCCCGCAAGTTAGCGTTTGTCCCTTCCAGAAGACCATGCCTGGACCCTCCTACTAG
- the LOC103866856 gene encoding DDRGK domain-containing protein 1 isoform X2, whose product MEEIFALIVSMILIAAVIPLFLWKRRVDARSREEDAQPPLVQARENVVRATGGGGRRMRRRPAASAGASSSSSSNVQENISGSEDEEEEEEAIGNQARASKKKEKKRQEREEQRQAEEAARESRSTKQDWYAEMRRKKDEEREAEERKLEEEEKARQAKEEEAAALEFDKWKGEFSVDAEGTTEEVQGGNQDLLSEFVEYIKIQKCVPLEDLAAEFNLRTQECINRIASLESIGKSSLHPTIKLEFVW is encoded by the exons ATGGAGGAGATATTCGCTTTGATAGTGTCGATGATCCTCATAGCTGCAGTGATTCCTTTGTTCTTATGGAAACGTCGGGTAGATGCTCGATCACGTGAGGAAGATGCACAACCGCCGCTG gttcaggCACGTGAAAACGTGGTACGTGCTACTGGTGGTGGTGGGCGTAGAATGCGTCGGAGACCTGCAGCTTCTGCTGGTGCTAGCTCCTCATCATCATCCAACGTTCAAG AAAACATCAGTGGgagtgaagatgaagaagaagaagaagaagccattggAAATCAAGCCAGAGCAtctaagaagaaggagaagaagcgtCAAGAACGAGAAGAACAAAGACAG GCTGAAGAAGCTGCACGTGAGTCAAGGAGTACAAAACAAGATTGGTATGCAGAGATGCGGAGGAAGAAAGATGAGGAGCGCGAGGCAGAGGAGAGGAAGCTG gaagaagaagaaaaagcacGACAAGCCAAGGAAGAAGAGGCCGCTGCGTTAGAGTTTGACAAATGGAAAGGGGAGTTCTCAGTTGACGCTGAAGGGACTACAGAGGAAGTGCAGGGTGGAAACCAAGATTTGCTTTCAGAATTTGTTGAATACATAAAG ATACAAAAATGTGTTCCACTTGAAGATCTCGCCGCAGAGTTTAATCTACGAACTCAG GAATGCATCAACAGGATCGCCTCTTTGGAGAGCATCGGTAAATCTTCTCTCCATCCAACCATTAAACTAGAATTCGTATGGTAG
- the LOC103866839 gene encoding TBC1 domain family member 15 — protein sequence MWGAAAEPADSYYQVRPECTDVAKTRFKIKPGKTLSVRKWQAAFLQDGTLDIGKTLRRIRRGGIHPSIRGEVWEFLLGCYDPSSTFDEREQIRQRRRKQYASWKEECKKMFPVIGSGSFITAPVVTENGQPNLDPLVLQELDFGTNSSGSVFFKKLTSRGPLDKKVIQWLLSLHQIGLDVNRTDRSLEFYEKKENLSKLWDILSVYAWIDQDVGYCQGMSDLCSPMIVLLEDEADSFFCFERLMRRLRGNFRSTGRSVGVEAQLTHLSSITQIIDPKLHQHLDKLGGGDYLFAIRMLMVQFRREFSFCDSLYLWEMMWALEYDPDLFHVYEAHQCGSEKVEVSNGKPKSMSQCGKYERQNMRNGGKSAEGPLPISVFLVASVLKDKSSKLMTEARGLDDVVKILNDMSGNLDAKKTCSGAIKIHKKYLRKAKK from the exons ATGTGGGGAGCTGCAGCTGAGCCGGCTGATTCTTATTACCAAGTTCGTCCTGAGTGCACAGATGTGGCCAAAACTAGATTCAAGATCAAG CCAGGGAAAACTCTAAGTGTAAGAAAATGGCAGGCTGCATTTCTCCAAGACGGGACTCTCGATATTGGCAAGACTCTGAGACGAATCCGAAGAGGG GGAATACATCCATCAATCAGAGGCGAAGTATGGGAGTTTCTACTTGGCTGTTATGACCCATCAAGTACTTTCGATGAAAGAGAGCAAATCCGACAACGCAGAag AAAGCAGTATGCTTCTTGGAAGGAAGAGTGTAAGAAAATGTTTCCTGTGATCGGAAGTGGAAGTTTCATCACCGCACCTGTAGTTACTGAAAATGGTCAACCCAACCTTGATCCTCTTGTTCTTCAAGAACTCGACTTCG GTACAAACTCAAGTGGTTCAGTTTTCTTTAAAAAGCTCACAAGTCGTGGACCTCTTGATAAGAAAGTTATCCAATGGCTTCTTTCACTTCACCAGATTG gtCTTGATGTGAACCGTACAGACAGGTCTTTGGAGTTTTATGAGAAAAAGGAGAATCTGTCCAAGCTTTGGGATATTCTCTCTGTTTATGCTTGGATAGACCAAGATGTCGGTTACTGTCAAG GAATGAGTGATCTTTGTTCTCCAATGATTGTTCTTCTTGAAGATGAAGCtgattctttcttttgttttgagaGATTAATGCGTCGATTG CGAGGAAACTTCCGGAGCACGGGGAGATCTGTTGGAGTTGAAGCTCAACTTACTCATTTGTCTTCAATTACTCAGATTATTGACCCCAAGCTTCACCAACATCTAG ATAAACTAGGGGGAGGTGACTATCTCTTTGCCATTCGGATGCTAATGGTTCAGTTCAGAAGAGAATTCTCGTTTTGTGACTCTTTGTACCTTTGGGAG ATGATGTGGGCTCTCGAGTACGACCCTGATCTCTTTCACGTGTACGAGGCGCATCAATGCGGGAGTGAGAAAGTCGAAGTGTCCAACGGTAAACCAAAGTCGATGAGCCAATGCGGAAAGTATGAGAGGCAGAACATGAGGAATGGAGGCAAAAGCGCCGAAGGTCCTTTGCCTATATCGGTTTTTCTAGTGGCCAGTGTCTTGAAAGACAAGAGTTCTAAGCTCATGACTGAAGCTCGTGGACTCGATGACGTTGTTAAG ATACTTAACGACATGAGTGGAAACTTGGATGCCAAGAAAACATGTTCTGGAGCTATAAAGATTCACAAGAAATATCTGAGAAAG GCTAAGAAATAG
- the LOC103868529 gene encoding uncharacterized protein LOC103868529, translated as MPTTNVDADGRPLFFCNTCDKEHSDVISRFKLIAHVKDDSGEANFLLFDANAQQIVRHSAAELYDENEDEDFLPEAVSDLFGKRVLFEISVDADNIKGKSSQYVVRLATDDREMVEEFADLPPKPVLMLESAYDISSGSGGFTATPLSKRKSEQDDESYLEDQHSVNKKLSQKKLKGE; from the exons ATGCCTACCACCAATGTTGATGCTGATGGCCGGCCCTTGTTCTTCTGCAATACGTGTGACAAAGAACACAGTGATGTCATTTCCAG GTTCAAATTAATTGCCCATGTCAAGGATGATAGCGGTGAGgctaattttcttttgtttgacgCTAATGCTCAACAAATTGTGCGTCATTCTGCTGCTGAACTCTATGATGAG AATGAAGATGAAGACTTCTTACCAGAAGCAGTTAGCGATCTCTTTGGTAAGAGAGTCCTTTTTGAGATTTCAGTTGACGCTGATAACATTAAAGGAAAGAGCTCTCAGTATGTGGTTCGATTGGCTACTGATGACCGTGAAATGGTTGAGGAATTTGCTGATTTGCCTCCTAAACCG GTCCTAATGTTGGAGTCCGCATATGATATTTCCTCTGGTTCTGGTGGTTTTACAGCAACTCCTTTGTCCAAAAGAAAAAGCGAACAAGATGACGAAAGTTACCTTGAGGATCAACACTCTGTTAACAAGAAACTCTCTCAAAAGAAACTCAAGGGCGAGTGA
- the LOC103866856 gene encoding DDRGK domain-containing protein 1 isoform X1 has product MEEIFALIVSMILIAAVIPLFLWKRRVDARSREEDAQPPLVQARENVVRATGGGGRRMRRRPAASAGASSSSSSNVQENISGSEDEEEEEEAIGNQARASKKKEKKRQEREEQRQAEEAARESRSTKQDWYAEMRRKKDEEREAEERKLEEEEKARQAKEEEAAALEFDKWKGEFSVDAEGTTEEVQGGNQDLLSEFVEYIKIQKCVPLEDLAAEFNLRTQECINRIASLESIGRLSGVMDDRGKYIYISMEEMNAVADYIKRQGRVSISHLASKSNQFIDLEPKVQDQLTEEISGMEEISVS; this is encoded by the exons ATGGAGGAGATATTCGCTTTGATAGTGTCGATGATCCTCATAGCTGCAGTGATTCCTTTGTTCTTATGGAAACGTCGGGTAGATGCTCGATCACGTGAGGAAGATGCACAACCGCCGCTG gttcaggCACGTGAAAACGTGGTACGTGCTACTGGTGGTGGTGGGCGTAGAATGCGTCGGAGACCTGCAGCTTCTGCTGGTGCTAGCTCCTCATCATCATCCAACGTTCAAG AAAACATCAGTGGgagtgaagatgaagaagaagaagaagaagccattggAAATCAAGCCAGAGCAtctaagaagaaggagaagaagcgtCAAGAACGAGAAGAACAAAGACAG GCTGAAGAAGCTGCACGTGAGTCAAGGAGTACAAAACAAGATTGGTATGCAGAGATGCGGAGGAAGAAAGATGAGGAGCGCGAGGCAGAGGAGAGGAAGCTG gaagaagaagaaaaagcacGACAAGCCAAGGAAGAAGAGGCCGCTGCGTTAGAGTTTGACAAATGGAAAGGGGAGTTCTCAGTTGACGCTGAAGGGACTACAGAGGAAGTGCAGGGTGGAAACCAAGATTTGCTTTCAGAATTTGTTGAATACATAAAG ATACAAAAATGTGTTCCACTTGAAGATCTCGCCGCAGAGTTTAATCTACGAACTCAG GAATGCATCAACAGGATCGCCTCTTTGGAGAGCATCG GACGGCTCTCTGGTGTTATGGATGATAGAGGAAAATACATTTACATATCAATGGAAGAGATGAATGCGGTTGCGGATTACATCAAACGTCAAGGAAGAGTTAGTATCTCACATCTAGCAAGCAAGTCGAACCAGTTCATCGACTTGGAGCCCAAAGTACAAGATCAGCTAACTGAAGAAATCAGCGGCATGGAAGAGATCTCGGTTTCTTAG